A region of the Leptospira venezuelensis genome:
CCTGAGATCAATTTGAATAATGCAATGAGTGTTGGTTCAGAGCATGAATTTACTGTGGAACTGATCAACTCAAACTGTTTTGGAACTGCTTTAGATATAGAACTGAAGTTAAATGGAACAGTATTAAGAACCCGTAATCTAAATAGAAGTATAAGCACCTGCGGAAAGCAGTTAACTTATAAATATAAATTGAATAAGATTACTGGAGCTTGGTCCATTATCGAAGAGAACGAAACGGCAGAAATGTAATCACTATTACCGATCTTTCTGGCTTCTTCTCTTTTCGGGGAAGAAGCCTTTTCTTTTTAATGGGAATGGTTTTTATGAAATTCCCAGGCGCTGGAAACTATATCCTCTATTTTTGCAAATTTAGGTTCCCAACCTAAAATCTTTTTCGCTTTTGTATTATCCGCGATAAGTTTAGCAGGGTCCCCTTCTCTTCTCGGGCCAATTTTGTAAGGAATCTCTACCCCTGAAACCTTCTCCACTGTTTTGATAATTTCTAAGATGGAGAACCCTTGTCCTGTTCCCAGATTGAAAAAGTCAGATACCCCACCTTTTTTTAGATATTCCAATCCAAGATGATGTGCCTGAGCAAGATCCATCACATGGATATAATCTCTAACTGCAGTCCCGTCATTGGTATCGTAGTCATTTCCATTCACTGTGAGAGACTCTCTTTTTCCTAAAGCTTTTTCGATTACGATAGGAAGTAAATGAGTTTCTGGATCATGCTCTTCTCCGATATCAAGATCTGATCCGGAGGCATTAAAATATCTAAGTGCTACAAACTTTAGGTCGTAAGCATGAGAATAGTCCGTTAAAATTTTTTCGATCATCAGTTTGGATTGTCCATATGGATTGATCGGGTCTTGAGGTGTGGTTTCCATAATTGGAACTTCTGTAACAGCACCATAAGTAGCACAGGTAGAAGAAAATATGAAATATTTGACTCCATGATTCTTCATTGCTTCCAAAAGCTGGAGAGTTCCCATCACATTATTAATATAATATTTTTGTGGATCAGTAACTGATTCTCCTACATACGCTAACGCAGCAAAATGAATGACAGCTTCGAATTCGTGTTCTGAAAACACACGATCCAAGTCCGCTTTATTTAATAGATCTCCCTTGAAAAACTTTCCCCATTTGACTGCTTTCTCATGACCGTTGGAAAGATTATCGAATACAACAGTTTCCACGCCTAATTTGTGGAGATATTTATTCATATGGGAGCCAATATATCCAGCTCCACCAGTAATCAGGATTTTTTTCATAAAGCTTTTACATGTATTTCAAAAGGATCGAAATTGTAAAAGGGAATTTGAGCTCTTCAAGTATCGTCTCCCTTCTTAAATGAGGAGCCAGTTAAGGATTCCTTCAGACTTATAAAGTCAGAAAGAATAAAGATGATCGTGATGAAGGATAAAATTGCTTCGAAAATGACTAAGATCTCCGCCTCAGTACTTTCCGGGATAATTTTTATTATTCCGATATTCGTGAAGATCATAAGGCTAAAATAAAAAAATTTGAAAAATAAAGCAGGATAATCCAAGTTTTGCGGAATTCCTGAAAAGGAACTTATATCCATTTTATAGACACAAAGAAAATCAAACCCGAAAGACAGAACGATTACGCTGATATTGAAAGCAATAAATACCAGAAATTCATAATATTTCAGATCCAAATTGGAAAATTCGGAAATCCTTCTGAATCCCTTAATAAAGAAGTAACAAGATTTAAAACCAGCAAGGATCAATATCAGATATTTGATTTCTAATCCCGAAAATTCGATTTCGTCCAGATAGATCAGGGATATTCCTAAGGATAAAATCAATATATACTCTATGGATGTCTTTAATATAGTTTTTATAATATAACGATCGATTTTCATAATACTCCCGATTTTAGAGACTTTTTGATATTTATCAGCATACCAGAACGGGTATATATACGTCCAATTATTGACAAAGACTTAAAAGGGTAGAATATTTCTACAAAAGAAATGGTCAATAGGTGTTCGATATGAGATTCATAAATTCAAACTTTTGGGACAGGGCATTTAGAGTGATCGTAGGTACATCATTGATTACCTGGGCATTCTACATTGAAGAAATGTATAAGATCGGGATTTTTGCAGTCGGCTTCGTGATTTTAGCTACCGGGATCGTCGGATGGTGTCCTATTTATACGTTATTTGGATGGAACACTCGTACACATTCCCATAAATCCTAGGAGATTCCTTTATTCTATTTCGGTAAGAAAAATCTTGTCATAAACAATCGGATCATAGTTATTTTATATCTATGCCCCATACCAAAGAGATTGTTTATAAAGGTCTAAGTTCCCAGGAAGCTTCCGAACTTCTTCTTAAGTTTGGACCAAACGAATCCAAACTTAAGAAAACATCTTTTTGGAGGATCAGTCTTTCTATCCTCGCAGAGCCTATGCTCGCCCTATTATTGGCCTGCGGTTTTATTTACGCGTTATTAGGTGATTTAGAAGAAGCCGTCACTCTTTCTATCGCAGTGGTCGCTGTTATTTCCCTTACCATCTACCAAAAGAACAAATCCGAAAAAGCTTTGGAGTCTCTTCGGAAACTTTCCCCTTTGAGAGCCAAGGTAATCCGAGAGGGAAAAAAAATTGAAATAGATTCTTCGTTCATAGTACCTGGAGATCTGGTTTTTCTATCAGAAGGAGATAAGGTCCCTGCTGACGGTTACATATTAGATGGATTAAATCTACACTCTGACGAGTCCCTTTTTACTGGTGAATCCGTTCCAGTTTTAAAAGTAGAAACAGATCCAAATAATCCGGGACCATATTCAGACTCTCAAAAAGTATATTCCGGAACAAAGATAGTCTCCGGAGAAGCTATCATTAAAGTATTATTCACCGGAGACTCCACTTCTATAGGCGCCATTGGAAAGGAAATGAGTGAAATTTCCGAATCCGAAAGTCCTCTCCAAAAGGAAGCCAAAAGATTCACTACATTCTTCTTTTTAGGAGCCTTAGTAGTATCTGTTTTTCTAATTTATGGACTTGGGACACGAAATGGAAATTGGATACAGGCAGTTTTAGCTGCACTTACATTCTTAATGGCAGTATTGCCTGAAGAAATACCAGTTGTTCTAAGCATTTTCTTCTCTTTAGGGGCCTGGAGAATTTCCAAAAGTGGAGTTTTGACAAGAAAGCTAAATTCGATTGAGTCATTGGGAGCTGCCACAGTCTTATGCGTCGATAAAACAGGAACCTTAACTGAAAACCAAATGAAAGTTCGAGGTTTAGTTTCTTCCGTGGAGAATTCCTTATTTGAATTTAAATCTCTCGAAGTGGCGGAAGAATTTCATCTGCTCTTGGAATTTTCGATTCTTGCTTCTAAAAAAGATCCTTTTGATCCAATGGAGAAAGCAATCCAAGAATTAGGAATAAAACTTCTTTATGATACAGAACATCTTCATTCCGATTGGAGATTAGAAAAAGAATATCCACTTTCTCCTAAATTACTCGCGCTAAGTTACGCATGGAATTCAGAAGAGCCTGGGACATTTGTGATCGGGACCAAGGGTGCTCCAGAAGCGATATTCGATCTTTGTCATTTTTCAGAAGAGAAAACCACTCATTGGGAGAGGATCACCGAAAATTACTCATTGCAAGGATATAGAGCAATCGGGGTCGCAAGGTCAAGGATCGTAAATTCTTCTCTCCCAGAAAATCAACACGATCTTGAATTCGAATTTTTAGGTCTGATTCTACTGGAAGATCCTATTAGAGAGACTGTGCCTTCTTCCGTTTCTGAATGTATTCAAGCTGGAATCAGAGTAATAATTATCACTGGAGACCACGCAGGAACAGCAAAAGCAGTAGCTTCCAAGATCGGATTGGCAGATCATAATGAAAGTATAACGGGCGACGAATTAGAAAAACTTACTGAAGAAGAGTTAAATTCTAAATTAGATACAGTTGGAATTTTTTCCAGGATCAAGCCTGCACAAAAATTGAAAATTGTCAGAGCATTCCAGAAAAAAGGTGAAATAGTAGCGATGACTGGAGACGGGGTAAACGATGCTCTAGCTCTCCAAGCAGCACATATTGGGATCTCAATGGGGAAACGAGGAACGGATGTAGCAAGAGAAGCCTCAGACCTTGTATTATTAGATGATAATTTTTCCTCCATAGTGAAGTCCGTATTCTTAGGACGGAGGATCTACGAAAATATACAAAAAAGTATCTCTTATATTATAGCAGTTCATATTCCGATTATAGGAATGTCCCTATTGCCTGCTTTTACGGGGGATCCTATCTTCTTCTTTCCTGCACATATTTTAGTCTTAGAGTTGATTATAGATCCTACATGTTCGATTGTTTTTGAGTCTTTGGATTTGGAAAAAGGAGATCGCTATTCTAGTCCCAGAAGACAGAATTCTAGTCTAATGACCTTTTCTCGTTTCTTTCTTTCATTTATGCAGGGAGCAATCGTTCTGATTACTTTATTCGCATTGTATTTCTGGATGAAAGAGAAAGGAATCAGCGAAGACCAAATCAGATCCTTCGGTTTTATCTTTTTAGTTGTATCCAATTTCAGTTTAATGCTTACGAATTTGACTCATAAAGGTGGAATTATTTCCATCCTAAGATCCCTACATTCAAACGTATTTTGGATCTTCTCTTTTGCTACTTTGGCATTGATAGCAAGTTTCCAATTCGAATTCAGTCTTAGATTATTCGGATTTCAGAAAATACCTACCGATTGGGTGTTCTTCTCAATCGGATTAGGACTTATCTCCGGCCTCGTTTGGGAAATTAGAAAGATCCGATCATAAAAGTTTGGAAATTTTTACCTGACTTATATTTTACAATCTAGATCGGTTTTTAAGTTTCCGGATCCCGAATTTTCCGTATATGCGGCTTTAATACTAAACCCAAATACCTCGCAGGATATCTTTTTCTCTATCTCAAGATTCTGGTCCTTGTCAAAGGTTGAATAATACACTTGGACATACAATTTATCATAATCATTCTCCGGATCTGAAAAGGAAATTTGGGTCCGGCAGGGACGACCTTCCAGTGAACAATTCGCTTTTTTAAAATCGATTCCATTCCATTGAATTTTTATATTCTTCTTCCTAGATTTAACTTCGAAACTATTCTCTCGAACCAAATCCTTGAAACTTTTCTCCGCAAGTCTCAGATCGAATTCTCCATTTCGCAGATAACCG
Encoded here:
- the galE gene encoding UDP-glucose 4-epimerase GalE, with product MKKILITGGAGYIGSHMNKYLHKLGVETVVFDNLSNGHEKAVKWGKFFKGDLLNKADLDRVFSEHEFEAVIHFAALAYVGESVTDPQKYYINNVMGTLQLLEAMKNHGVKYFIFSSTCATYGAVTEVPIMETTPQDPINPYGQSKLMIEKILTDYSHAYDLKFVALRYFNASGSDLDIGEEHDPETHLLPIVIEKALGKRESLTVNGNDYDTNDGTAVRDYIHVMDLAQAHHLGLEYLKKGGVSDFFNLGTGQGFSILEIIKTVEKVSGVEIPYKIGPRREGDPAKLIADNTKAKKILGWEPKFAKIEDIVSSAWEFHKNHSH
- a CDS encoding ion transporter; this translates as MKIDRYIIKTILKTSIEYILILSLGISLIYLDEIEFSGLEIKYLILILAGFKSCYFFIKGFRRISEFSNLDLKYYEFLVFIAFNISVIVLSFGFDFLCVYKMDISSFSGIPQNLDYPALFFKFFYFSLMIFTNIGIIKIIPESTEAEILVIFEAILSFITIIFILSDFISLKESLTGSSFKKGDDT
- a CDS encoding YgaP family membrane protein; translated protein: MRFINSNFWDRAFRVIVGTSLITWAFYIEEMYKIGIFAVGFVILATGIVGWCPIYTLFGWNTRTHSHKS
- a CDS encoding cation-translocating P-type ATPase, with amino-acid sequence MPHTKEIVYKGLSSQEASELLLKFGPNESKLKKTSFWRISLSILAEPMLALLLACGFIYALLGDLEEAVTLSIAVVAVISLTIYQKNKSEKALESLRKLSPLRAKVIREGKKIEIDSSFIVPGDLVFLSEGDKVPADGYILDGLNLHSDESLFTGESVPVLKVETDPNNPGPYSDSQKVYSGTKIVSGEAIIKVLFTGDSTSIGAIGKEMSEISESESPLQKEAKRFTTFFFLGALVVSVFLIYGLGTRNGNWIQAVLAALTFLMAVLPEEIPVVLSIFFSLGAWRISKSGVLTRKLNSIESLGAATVLCVDKTGTLTENQMKVRGLVSSVENSLFEFKSLEVAEEFHLLLEFSILASKKDPFDPMEKAIQELGIKLLYDTEHLHSDWRLEKEYPLSPKLLALSYAWNSEEPGTFVIGTKGAPEAIFDLCHFSEEKTTHWERITENYSLQGYRAIGVARSRIVNSSLPENQHDLEFEFLGLILLEDPIRETVPSSVSECIQAGIRVIIITGDHAGTAKAVASKIGLADHNESITGDELEKLTEEELNSKLDTVGIFSRIKPAQKLKIVRAFQKKGEIVAMTGDGVNDALALQAAHIGISMGKRGTDVAREASDLVLLDDNFSSIVKSVFLGRRIYENIQKSISYIIAVHIPIIGMSLLPAFTGDPIFFFPAHILVLELIIDPTCSIVFESLDLEKGDRYSSPRRQNSSLMTFSRFFLSFMQGAIVLITLFALYFWMKEKGISEDQIRSFGFIFLVVSNFSLMLTNLTHKGGIISILRSLHSNVFWIFSFATLALIASFQFEFSLRLFGFQKIPTDWVFFSIGLGLISGLVWEIRKIRS
- a CDS encoding SH3 domain-containing protein codes for the protein MFLTDANGELLKAEPGPNSTDFRYYYKVLLGGQEIYLSSYRWILGMKKRVGAKSGISLFEKPIEDSKIYRQIPFNSVVTILSEDPKYQHPGDYPGEGGTNWVKVRCDDSIGWVESGYLRNGEFDLRLAEKSFKDLVRENSFEVKSRKKNIKIQWNGIDFKKANCSLEGRPCRTQISFSDPENDYDKLYVQVYYSTFDKDQNLEIEKKISCEVFGFSIKAAYTENSGSGNLKTDLDCKI